The sequence GGCTCTGCAGAAAATGCCAAAAACACTTTTACACTAAAAACGAATAAATATTATGAAAGGAAAATATCATGGGAAGAACGATTCACTATGAGATCACCGGGGCTATTAGCGACGATCAATGGGACAAAATCGATGCTTTGCAGGATCGATATAACATTGACCACCGCTGGACCTGCGAGTGCTTGTCGTTGACCAGGATTCCTTTTTGGTATCCCCGGTGGCCAAATCAGTTCAAAGATTCGAAGCTCGATAAGGGTATCACGGCAAACGAAGCCTGGAAGATCATAAACAGGCAATTGGACGGCTTGAGCGGGGTAGCCCTGGAGAAGAAGGTGTTTGACCTGGTCGACGAAAAAATCCTTGTCTTAGGAGATCGTAGCAAGAAGGATATAACAGCCTCCGGGTTCACCAAGGTGGCGGATAACGAATGGAACGCCCAATTGGTAATCGATTTCCTGACGGAAACAAGCAAAATCGCCAAGGATTCCGTGGTCAAAATATACGATGAAGGCGATTATAGCCTGTGCCATTATGTCATCATCAGGAACGGGGTGGTAAGCCTGGACCATGAGCGGATCAGGAATTACCTGGCTGGCTTGAAAGAGAGACAGAAGGATTCAGGAATGGAAGACTATTTTAAGGAAGAGATCAACACCATGAGAGAAAATCTTGTCCTGTCAGGGAAAGGCATTTTCTTCGCGAAAGTCGATCCAAGGGAATACCAGGACCATCCCCAATTCAGGACCTTAACCCTAAATCTGGAGCAAGTTTCATGATAGACCACATATTCATTAAGGCCAAGCAGGAGATCAAATGCCCCTGGCTTTCGGTCGTGGACAGCGGGGCCGGGGGATACCTTGACTGTCTTGGCGGGATCTTCGATAAAAAGGATATTATCAGCTACTGCGGGGGCTGGGCGTTGGAGAAATGCTTTGCCTGCAAGTTCGGATCTCCCAGGATTGACCCCTTCGGTCTGGAAAAATATCAAAAGAAAATTATGGAGGATAACTATGACTGAAAAACAAAAAAATACGACGGCCGTTTATCTTTCAGCAGGTGTTCGGGATCTGGCGCAGAAGGACAGGGATTTCGCGACCTTCCTGTTTGGGATCTTAAGAAAGCACTATGGAGGCAACAAAGGCGATTTGGATCTTTGTGATGAGAAGGAAAAAGAATTATACCTGGCTAATTGCGACCGGATGGTTTCCGCCTACATCTACAAAGCTGGGAAAATATGGATGGTTACAGAATCCGACCGCTCGGTAACCATAGTGCTTCTGCCCAGGGAACATATCAAATCATCAAGTATAGGTGTTTTATGAACTCAAAAGAAAACAGGCTGGTAGTAGCGGATGCAGGCTGGGCCGAAACCATTCCTTCGTGGTTGCTGGACGAGATTCGGAGCGAGAGGCTTACCCTGGGTCTTTTAAACATCCTCGATCCCGGATCCAGCAGCGTCGGAGACGCCGAGCTTTGCGCCTATCTCTATACCCTGAGTTTAAGGCAGCCTTTGACCACGGACTATACAGGGATATACATCTATCTGACGGCCACCCTGATGAAACGAAAAGACAAAAGCCTGGTGGATTTCATGGAGGAGAAACTAAAGCAGGGTTTGACCAGAGAGGAAGTCCGGAAACTCGACGAGCTTCGCAATACCATCCACAGGATCAGGGGCGAGATCAATCATCCGGTGCTCGATGTCTTGAGGAAACTCAAAAAGGGTTTTAATGACCAGGAAGAAACGGAAAGCACAAATCAATTAACCATTTTGTGAAAGGAGGTTAATATGGCCAAGGGGCTTCCAATGACCAACCTTTTTCTTACAGCCAGGGTTTCTGAAGTAATGAAACAGGACAATGAGTTTCAGGAGTTTGTCACCGCTTCCATCGAAAGGCATTTTGCAGGCGATTGGGGCGAGGTCAGCGAGAATTCCAAGAGGGAGAACGATATCGCGCTTTCAGACGGATCAAGGCTGCTTTCGGCCTACAGCAAAAACGAAAGAAGAATCTGGATAATCACCGAGGCTGACAGGTCCGCCACCACGGTGTTGTTTCCCGAGGAATATTAAAACAACACTTAAAAAAGGAGAGACCCATGAAAATAACCATACCACGACAAAAAATAGCCGAGGCGCTTTCATTAGTTTGCCGGGCTATTTCCAAGAGTGCTATTCCCATACTGCAATATGTCCATCTGACTATCGAGGATAATATCCTCCGCCTCCGGGCCACCAACCTGGACCTGACCCTTATCAGGACGATAAAACTCTACAATTCCCCGGAAATTATGTCTGAAAATGTCAGCAAATTGCTTCCAGGCCCCTACGTTTTGTCCCTTTTAGCCAAATGCACCGAGGATAGGGTCACTTTCAGCTGGGAAAAGGGGGATAACGGCGAAACCTTTCATCTCCAGTTCGGGAATCATAAAAGCCAGATCAACAATATTCCGGCTATGGATGATTTTCCAATGATCCCGGAGGTGGGCCTGCACGATATCTTCATAAGTGGCATGGACTTGGGAAAACTGCTAAACCTGACACTGCCTTTTACCTCCAATGAGACCCCGGAGAACGTATTCAACGGCGTTTTTTTGAGGTTTATTGAGGACAAAATCACAGCTACCGGTACCGACCGGCACAGATTGGCTATGATAGCCCTAAATATGGACAATGCAACAGGTAATCAGGAAGCTGAAAGGGGCTGTATAATACCCAAAAATGCCCTTAAAACTGCCATGGCAGGGCTGGAAGGCGATAAAGTGGAGATTTACCTTAATGACCAGCTTATAAGCTTTAAGGGGCAGGATTGGCAGACGATAATCAGGCTTATTCAGGACAAATATCCCGATATTTCCAGGATTATACCGGAATCCCACCTGCTAAAGGTCGAATGCGAGCGGGAATCCCTTATGACCGCCTTGAAACTGTGCTCCCAAGTCTCTGATTTCGATCAGGGGGTGGATCTCCACATCGGTGAGCAGTTCTCAGTTTCCAGCCGGGGGACATTAGGGGATGCTTCCCAGCCATTCGAAGGAGCTGTTATCGAGGGGGAAAACCTGACTGAGAACAGATTGGACACCATCAGGCTAAACTGGCGGTATTTGTATGATCTCTTGAAGCAGGTGTTCTCGAGGTACATTGTGCTGGAAACTGGTGGCTATGCCCAGGCGGTTATCATCTATGGTAAGACCCAGCCGGCCAATTGGAATGAAACCTATTTGTTGATGTCCTTGAGAAGGGAAGAGATTGAAGAGGCAAAAGGCGATGTTTCGGCCGAAGCCGAGCCCGGATCGGAAAGCCAGGTGGCGCCGGAAGAGTCTCCCGAGATGGAATATGTCTGCGGCAACTGCGACTTTTACGAGTCGGATCTGTGCTTTGGGAATAGCCCCCAGCCGGACGAGCCCTGCTGCGAGAATTTTCACCAGAAAACAGGGCCAACAATTGCAATGCCGCAGGAGGTGTCTATCCCGAGTGCACCTGAGGCTGTTATCCCGCCAAACAGCGAAGAAGAACATTTTTGTGGGGATTGCGCTTTGTTTGGCACAGAGCAATGCGAGAGCAAGATGGAATATGATGAAGCTCCGGCTTGCGACGGGTTCAAGGTGGTCAAGGTGCTGGAAACGGTTTCTTAAGATCAAATGTTCAACCAAAATCAAAAAGAGAGCTGGGTGCAAACACCCGGCTCTCTTTGTTTAAACGAAAGGAAAAACCATGAAACGCGTGATACTTTTCATTCTGTTGGCTCTTATCATGATCTCATGCTATGAGTATATCGAGACAAAACCAGAAATTGAGCCAGAACCAAAGGCGATTGATGTACCGGTAATAATTCCACGCGACCTGATAAATGAAGCTATCAGGACCAAAGGAGAAATAATAGGGGTTACAATCTCTTTGCAGGATCCAACAGTCTCTCAGGCAATTGTAAATTCAATTATAAGGCATTTTAGGAATGAAGGCATTAATATGGCCAGAGTATCAAAGAAGACCATTTATCGGATATTAAGCACAATACCACGTCGGGCATTCAGAAGTAATAATCGAAACATAGTCTCGGTAGGAGAAACTTTCACCTATAAGCTGCCGAGGGTGATATATGTAAAAAAGAGGGTAGACGATTATTACTTGGTTCGCGATAGAGTATACGGTCTGGAGAATTTAAAAAAGGCTTTAGCCATCAAGTGGCTGAAGCCTTACGAAGCACATGTCTTCGACTGCTCAGAAATGAGCGCTTTTATGGAATATTGGCTGGAAAGAAACGGTTTCAACGCCGACATAGTTTTGGATTCAGCACACAGCTGGAATTTGGTTGAGGTCGAACCAGGTAATTGGATCCATGTTGAAGTTACTGGCAACAGCCCGAGTATTATGCCTCGTAGGAAATACACCTACCGTTTTAAGGACATCTATGAGGCTTTGGAATATTTTAAGGCAGAATATGATTGGTGGAAGGAAATAAAACCGGGAGAGGGGGTGATTGGGGGGTGAAGTATATAATGGAAAATGTATGTAATAACAAAAAGGCGATGATATAAGCCCAATTTGGTCATTGCCTTTTTGAATAGTCTAATTTAGTTATGGGGTACTGAAGGGAATTCTTTACTACGCTCATCTGATAGCCATTTGGGGAAGTATTTAAAAAAACTATAGATTAATATGCAGAATACGATAGTTTCTATAGCAAGTAAAGAATAACAAATAATATTACAAATGGGTGCATATTTACAATCAATTATTTTTGGTAATAATAATGTCAATGTGTAAAAAATAAAGATTGTAAAAACCAACATAACAAATAAGCGCACACATTTATACCAATCAAAATCACATTTAGGTGACTCATAGTTGATTGCATCAAAAAGTTTTTTGTCTTTCAGCGCGTTTAATCTAATCGTAAAGGTAGTTCTTGTTTTATTCTCTGGGTATAGATGTGGTATCACAAATACGTATATAGCAACGAGAATTGCAACATAACCAAGGGAAAGCATTGCAACGGGAATTAGTTTATTAAAAAGAATATCCACTTCAATGTCCTTGTTGTTTTTCTTGTCTTTGCTTCATTTCATTGATGCTAACATATTTTATGTATTTTGATGCATCAGCGGCTGAAGGGTTCCACAGTATTGCTTCTTTGGATTTTACTAAAAAATAAAAACGTTCACGCAAGTCTGAATATATTGTAGCACTATCATTTTCTATAAATACTGGGGATTTCTGCAATTCGGGGTGCCCTTTTTCAATAACTGATGAGGCCGATTCATTGTCAGAACAAAAACAATGTAATTTTTCTCTATCTGTTGTTTGCTTAATATATAGCTTTATATTGTTTGGAAAGGCATGAGCTAAGTCCACATATGGGTGTGCTTTCCAGTATTCATCACTATTTACACCATTTTTTACATACTTTTCGTAGTCTGCATCTTCAACAAGAATATGAGGTCCGCCCAGGAAAATGCATTGACCATTATTAATGGCTAAATCGTGTAATTTATCTCTAATAGATCGATAAAAATCAGGACTGAACTCTCCAGCTAAACCCCATAAAGTTCCATGTTTGCTTTTATCTATAATATCACTGATAGTATCCCAAACCGCGTGTCTATCTTCGTACACCTCGTATTCTTTTGGGGTTGGTTTACTAAGAATGTTATATATCTCGCGGGATAATATACCACCTATAAGGAGTAGACTAATCCCCCCCGATATAATTTCAAGATTTTTCATATTTTAAGCCTTAATTATTAAGGAATGTTTTCCTTATAAAGCTTGCTCCTATTCGTTTGTGGTTTAGTTGTTTTGGTGCATATATTAACAATAGAATAACATAAATGTCCTTGTCCGGTCAATATTGTCAAGAGAAAAATTCAAATAAAATAAAAATATTTATATTTTTTAATTAACCTATAATTATAGCACAATATATTAAATAAGCAAGCATTATTTTTAATATTATTTGCTTACAACCCTTTTATAAATTCCCTTCCAGAATATTGTATGGCACCACAATATCTAAACAACAACAGAAAAGACAGATCACCGATAATACAAACACGAATAAACAAAAGCAAAGACGGGAAATGGTTCATCATTAGAACAGAAATCGTCGAGATAAAACCAGTCAGTTACATCCAGGAGATCCTTCGGTCTGAAAATAAAGGGGGTACAGAATGGCAGGAAGAAGACCAGGTTTAAATAAATGCGAAAGATCTCTACGGCGATGTGAAAAAAGGCTGGCGACGATTTCAGATGTTCTACGCGATATCGACATGAAACTCAATCATGTTATCGAGCGGATGAAGAACCATAGCAATCAAGTTGGTATGGATTATCGATAAAATGGCAATAGATGACCGTGTATTGTCAAATGAATGCAAGGATAGCGACACGCCTAAAAAAGAAAGACCAAAAGATATATACCGTTTGCTTGATTTATTCGAAGAATTATATGACGAAGCGAAAAAGAATTATAGCGACAGTAACATTTATTAATTATGATACCCTGATTATATAGAATAGGCCTTTCCGATGGGGTTGAGTTGTTTCCTGAAAACGAACAAAATTGTTCGGGGTTTTCCAGGGGCGTTGAACAGATTTGTTCGAAAATTGGAAACATTCACAAAAATAATTGTTTCCAAAAAGTGAACAGACTTACCTGGATTCTTCCAGGGGCGTTGAACAGATTTGTTCGAAAATTGGAAACATTTATATATGTGTGATTAATAGTTTATACTATGACAGCATCTATACCCGTCGGAAAAATTGATATCCATGATAGCATTCATAAATATGAAGTTGCGTTACGAACTCTGGCTAAAGACAAATATATTATTCCAGAAAACAAAAAACTCATTTTGGCATTTCTCCGAGATTGCGAAGCCGGGAAAACTGTAAAAAACAGGAGTAAGAAAAAACTTTGCCCCAGTCGGTGTAACAGACTTCTTGATATGTTGAAATTGTTTTCTCATTTGATGAATAAACGCTTTGATAAAATAACACAGGATGAATTTGAAACATTTGTCCTTGCATTTGACAAGGACAAATATCGGAAAAGGGATGGTAGGAAATACAGCGATTCTACCAAAGTATATTATAAAAAGGGTTTTAGAAAATATGGCAACTGGATGAAAGGAAAAGGTCTCAGCAATCTTGATTATTCTTTCATGGAAACAATTGATCCGGTAAAAGAGGTGCCCGCGCTTACCCGGGAAGAAATCGACAGGATGGTCAATAAGGCGGCATTGATCAGGGACCGGGCGCTGGTTATGTTACTGTTTGATTCCGGTGCCAGGATTGAGGAATTCCTGAACATACGGTTGAAACACCTAATCAAGCGTGACAATTATTATCAAGTAAGAATAGAATTCTCTAAAACCAAGCCACGAACAGTTAGTCTTCCTATGTGTACGAAGATATTGGAAGAGTGGCTTCTGGAGCATCCTGAGAAAAACAATCCCGAGGCGCAGCTTTTCCCTATAAGCTACGATGGCGTGAGGATGGTGATCAAAAGACTCGCCAGAAAAGTGTTGAAGAAAGGTGTGCATGTCCACCAGTTAAGGCATTCTTCGGCCACTTATTACTGCCACAAATTATCGTCCTATCAATTGTGTTATCGTTATGGATGGAGCATGTCGAGCGATCAACCCGCCAGATATATTGACAGGGAGGGCATTAATGAGGAGGAAACGGCCGAATTGGTTGCTACGGATGAAGTGCTTAAAATTAAAAAAGAAAACCAGGAGATCAAAGAAACCATGACCAGACTTAAGGACGAAAATAGCAGCATCTGGAAACTTATTGATAAATTGAATATCACCAGTAAAATCACCCAGGAGGTGATAGAGAATCACCCGGAAGTAAAGAAGGAAATTATAAAGGTAATGAAAAAGATGATATCGAAGTCTGATATGCCATTGAATATCTCTTTTAAAACTGACTAAACTGATAAAAGCTCGCTTATATTTTCCCCTGTCTCGGTCAACTTATATCTAACTCCTCTTTTCCCATCGGGAATTCTTATCAACAATCTTTTATTAAAAAATTGTTTTATCGCCCTGTAGACTTCGGTCCGCGGGGTGCTTTTTATTCCCTCGTATCTGAATCTGGTAAAAATATGACTTGCTTTGAATGTTCCGTCTTTGATCTTAGAGTAATTATTCATTATTTTCAGATATTCCTTTCGACCCTTGCCGGCCAGTACCCAACCATATAAATTCCAATTGATTCTTCCTGGAATTAAATAGTCATTTGGAATGTGATCATCCTTTTCTTCCGATAGAATCAATTCCTTTCTTAATGCTATTCCCGTTGGAGAGAGTCCGTAGATCCTGCCTGTTTTGGCAGAAGGAATGAAACATTGAACCAGTTTATGCTGTGTTAATACACGCAAGCAATAACTGATATAATTCTTTTCAAAGGCACATTGCTTGTTCAGTTCGGATGGGCTCATCGGCTTATAGAAACAAAGAATCAATTTCTTTTGCTTCACCCCTACAATACCATTAGCTGCCACATTTTAGGGCCTCTTTTGCTATTTATTGGAGTTGTAAGCAATCAGTATAGTGATTGCCCAGAAAAGAGAGATAATGGTCAAATAAAAACCTTTTGTTTTTTCGTCACTTTAGAGTGAAAACACAATTAGTGGGATGCAAGGGCCTATTTTGGGCATTAGATACTATATCTTGTTCTTCCACTATCCCACATTAGAATATATAGTATCAGCATACTATTCAACAGGTTACAAAAAAGAAACAGAAAACAAATAAAAGAAACAAAAAGGCGCCCATCAGGGCGACCTCCTGCCGAGCTGGAAGCCGATCTTGATTGCCCAGAACATGGTATCGGGCAATCAGAGCCGGAAGGCTGACCTCGGCGAGCGGAGCAGCTAATAACAGAAACATAATATGGTTTTCATATTGCAGTATGAAAAAAATAACACGGGTTAAAATCTATTATTTCAAAGGAAATAATATTAAAATTGTAATTGACACAGATATGGTAATTTGCTACTATTCTCTTATAAGAAGCCATGCGCTATGCCAAGTCTCTTCTTTATCTTTGATAAAGCTACAATCTGGGAAAACGCCACTCTTACGTTAAATAACGTGAAAAGGTTATTGTAGTATTTTGTGTCGCGAAAAAACCAGTTATTACGGTACAGGTAGTATAAACACAAAAGACAGTGAGAATATTATGGACTATAATATACTGACAACAGATGGAAATATCGCCTTTTATAAGAGTTCTGAAGTGACTGAAATATTCTTGTACAGAAAGGGAGATGGGGCTATTTTTAATTTTTTTACGTTAGTCGTATTGGAGGAAAAACCATTTGATAAAACCAATCATCATTATCTCTGCAAGCCCATACCAATTAACGATGAGTATTCTTTAGGTATTCATAGATATTGGTATACTAAAAGTGATAGTGAAAGTAATTTCCGCAGTCTAAAATCACAAAACAAATGGATCTTTAATGGTGCAAGTTCTTCCCAGTTTCCGCAATTGAAATATCTACCGAAGCAATTTATTCAATCGGGCGATAATAATCGTCTGAATCATGTCCTTAAGAATAATTATCACAATGGTTCATACATTTTAGAATTTTTTGATGAAGATAAAACCAATGTTGCCTTTCTTCTTAATATGAAAGCAATAAATGAATTAAATAATCTATGCCATAAGATAAAACAATTTGTCCCTATTGATTTATCAGTAGTTAGGGATAGAATTGGGAATTTTATTTTTCAGTTTCCAGTTACAATTCTTGAAACTGATTGCAAAGCACTTCCAACATGGGATGGTATCCAATTGGATATATCCTGGCACCCTTTAATCCAACAACCGCCTGATTGTTTGCTGCAAGTGGAATCCACTATGGATAAAATATACATGGGATTAAAAATTGAAGAATATAATAAAACCAATAAGCAAGTTGTCAATATTGGCAATTTGGACCAAATTGACCAGGTAAATATCTGGCGTAGGGAGCCATGTTTGATGCTGTCCACATTCAGTGGAACATTTGTTAAAGAGTTTGATTTCGATGTTGGCATAATCAGCCATGAGCCAAGAATATTTGAAATTGATGGGCATATTGAAAATATCCAAATCACAAGTAACGATAGAAATAGAAGGAGAACTTCGAAAGCAAACTATACCAACTATATCACAAACAATTTGTACGATGCTGAAAAAAAGCATTTAGAAAAATTATTATCATTTAAACAATATAATAAAGGTATTGCTAACAGCTTAAATGACCTGCGACATCTTATACAGACAAAAGGAGAGAATGGGGTTTACTTATGGGATCCATTTTTAAGTCCTCTAGATATTTTAAAAACGCTGTATTTCTCCACATCGGGTGGAGTGCAATTACTGGCGATTGGTTCAATTAATGATGCTGTAAAGATTGTTTACCATAAAAAAGGCAAAGATGTTACTGACATTATTACAGAGTACCGGAGAGTATTTAACAATCCCCAAAATAATAACCACCAGCTGAATCTCGAATTCAGAGTTCAGCATACCAATTATGGATGGGCATTCCATGACAGGTTTCTTATTTTCCCGAGTAATAGTAGTTTGAAGCGATCACAGGTATATTCCTTGGGAACATCTGTCAATTCTTATGGCCAGAATCACCATATATTGCAAGAGGTTTCTCATCCGCAACCCGTTGTAGATGCTTTTAATGAATTGTGGAGTGAATTGAATCACCCGGAGTGCATTGTATGGAAATACCCGAAGCCATAAAATCTAAATCATTACAAGTTAGTTGTTCATCATCGGGGCATGATGAATTGAACAGATTGTTACAGGCGTTAGCAACAAAAGACATTGAAGACATAATCAATGGAGAGAAGAAAGAGGATATAAGAGCATTAAATCATAAGATTTATCAGGTGTGTTTTAATGCAGTTAACCCTGGACATAAAACAGAAAAAGAGATAATTGAAGAAACTGCGCAACTAATATTTACGGAGAGTTATTATCTAAAAAAAGCCATTGCTGCTGCTGATATAAAATCAGTTCTTATCTTTTTAGTCGTGAATAGCTTTTTGAATATTGAAACAAATTATTTATTGTCCGAGCAAGAATTGTCAGAAACATGTTTGCAACCGTTGACGCACTCTATATTGGAATTGCTGATTGGATTTAAGTTTGAAATTCAAGCCCTTCCCGATGCACCCTATCACGAGAAGAAAATGATGATCGAGGCAGAAGAAGGTTATACTAACAATAATATAAAGCGTACCTACCAGCTGATTGAAGCCATTGAAGCTGGTGGACGGGGATTCCATTTCAATTATTTGCTTGAGAATTTAATTGTATTATTTGCTCGATTGAATATCCAGTATTTCCTGAAAGTGCTTTCAGCATTAAACCACCCACAGTCATTTATCTTCTATTTACAAAACATTGGGAAGGATGAGTTACTACAGTTAGCTAATAAGTCCACATTGAATAATAAATGGTTAAACTTTGAATTGATTCGACAAATATTAAAGCGAAAGAAAAAAGATTGTTTTGATGATTCTGAATGTTTAACTGTGAAAAATACTCTCGATAGGATCTGTTCGAGTGATTTTAAATACTTTAAACAAGCAATTCAGTATTTCAATATGGATGAATTGCTGAACGCTTCATTGGGTGAGCTGTTGCCCCAATTGACGGATTCACAAATCAGTGAGATTATATATGAATGTTTTGAAATAGATAAAAATGCAAATAATCATAAGGCTAGAAACCTATTACTAGAACACTTTACACCCATTGCATCAGAGCAACAATTCAAATTATTACTTACAATTAATTTTGTAAAATGGGAAGCGTTTATTAATTCATTATTAGTGTCTGACGATGCCTTTCAGAATGAAATACTGTTTACCGACTTTTGTGATTTCATCGTAGCATACTACACATCGTACGTATCGGATGATGACATACTTCTCCAAATGAAAGATCTTATTAACAAAATAATGTTCATAGACTCAGAATGGTCAATATCAAAATCCAATCAAATGACTAAATACTACTTATATTATTCAAAGTTATACCTTTTAAGCTATGCATATCGGAATAAGAAGTTGCGTGATGTCCATATTGTAAATCAGTTTGCAGAATTGAATAATAATGGAATTCATTCCCAAAGATATTTTAGCGATGGAAATATCCAACAATTAGACAGGGTAACGGTGAATTTGAATTGGGGAACATAAAGCAATTGATAAGTTGTGTATAATGAAGAGAGTGAGAAGGAATATTTATAATGATTAATCCAAAATATAGTTCTTCCATTGATCGATTGCCCGGTGATGATTTATGGGCAAAAATGGCCAATTCATGTACAACTATAGAGGGTCTATCGGAGAAAGAAATAAAAGATGCTCAGGACGCATTCAGGACAGTGAAAGATGTTTTAGGTGAGCATTTCTTGGATATGGTGTTTAGTGAAGACCATCCAATCTTCTTTAACTTAATAAATATGGTTGCTTATACAAGACGATGGATAATATGGGTGGCAAATGCATTGAAAGGGTCTTTGATATATGATCAAAGAAAAGTCTTAATAAAATATTTCAAGTCACCAGATAGGTACCATGAGGCGCTATCTTTATTAAAATATTCAGATAAATTGCATAAGGCGGGATTTAAAATTAAGATCAATCCTCCCGTAGGCAATAAAATAGCAGACATTCAGATTGTCAATGAAGAAAATGATGAACTGATAATTATTGAAGTATCCATACAATATGAAAGCGTGCGGGAGAAAGAGGCTTTTAAGACAATGATTGCAATTAGTAGGAGTGTTATTCAATTTACGCCTGGAATAACCTTCTCGGGTGCGGTGTATAGAATTATGGCGGAAAAACATCTTTCCGAAATAATAAATCAGGTGCAGGTATTTGCTATAAAGGCTAAAACTGAAAATATATTTAGCCAGTTGAGTATTCCGCATACATTGGATATTGCAATTGCACCCAATGATAATAATCCAAAGCTAATACAATGGGCGAAAGAACGCGGGATGCAACCGGGGGATTTTGCAGGCCCAGATGCCGAGGTAAACCATATCCATCGGTTAGAGGCAAAAGTATATACGGAACAAAAACAATTGTCAACTGATAGTCCAGGTATAATTATC comes from candidate division TA06 bacterium and encodes:
- the dnaN gene encoding DNA polymerase III subunit beta, yielding MKITIPRQKIAEALSLVCRAISKSAIPILQYVHLTIEDNILRLRATNLDLTLIRTIKLYNSPEIMSENVSKLLPGPYVLSLLAKCTEDRVTFSWEKGDNGETFHLQFGNHKSQINNIPAMDDFPMIPEVGLHDIFISGMDLGKLLNLTLPFTSNETPENVFNGVFLRFIEDKITATGTDRHRLAMIALNMDNATGNQEAERGCIIPKNALKTAMAGLEGDKVEIYLNDQLISFKGQDWQTIIRLIQDKYPDISRIIPESHLLKVECERESLMTALKLCSQVSDFDQGVDLHIGEQFSVSSRGTLGDASQPFEGAVIEGENLTENRLDTIRLNWRYLYDLLKQVFSRYIVLETGGYAQAVIIYGKTQPANWNETYLLMSLRREEIEEAKGDVSAEAEPGSESQVAPEESPEMEYVCGNCDFYESDLCFGNSPQPDEPCCENFHQKTGPTIAMPQEVSIPSAPEAVIPPNSEEEHFCGDCALFGTEQCESKMEYDEAPACDGFKVVKVLETVS
- a CDS encoding tyrosine-type recombinase/integrase, which codes for MTASIPVGKIDIHDSIHKYEVALRTLAKDKYIIPENKKLILAFLRDCEAGKTVKNRSKKKLCPSRCNRLLDMLKLFSHLMNKRFDKITQDEFETFVLAFDKDKYRKRDGRKYSDSTKVYYKKGFRKYGNWMKGKGLSNLDYSFMETIDPVKEVPALTREEIDRMVNKAALIRDRALVMLLFDSGARIEEFLNIRLKHLIKRDNYYQVRIEFSKTKPRTVSLPMCTKILEEWLLEHPEKNNPEAQLFPISYDGVRMVIKRLARKVLKKGVHVHQLRHSSATYYCHKLSSYQLCYRYGWSMSSDQPARYIDREGINEEETAELVATDEVLKIKKENQEIKETMTRLKDENSSIWKLIDKLNITSKITQEVIENHPEVKKEIIKVMKKMISKSDMPLNISFKTD